The DNA sequence GGGCGTGCCGGTGCTCGTGGCCCAGGGCGATACCGACACCGTCATTCCGCGCGAACTGCTGGACCGCACCTGGACCTACCTGGTGGAGGAGTCCGGTGCCCGCACGCTCGCCAGGCGCGACCCCGGCGGACACGGGCTCACCGTGGAGACGGTGGCGGAGCTTCACCGCTGGCTCTCGGAGCTGTCGGCCGGTTCTCCACCCCTCCCGGCTGACGACGTCGCGGGACCTCCGCGGTCGTAGCCGCCGGGGCCCCCGAGGGGGGCCGGCGCGATGGGGGTAACGCGCGCGAGGGGGTAACGGCAGTACCCGGACAGCCGGTGACTCCCCCGCCGGCGGCCGGGGTGGTTGTCTGGGACCGTCCTCGTCCCACACACGACCAAGGCGGTCACGATGCACACACGATCTCTCGGCCAGGGACTCCGGGTCTCGGCCATCGGTCTGGGGGCCATGGGCATGTCCCAGAGCTACGGCCCCAACCCCGGCTCCCGGACCGACATGATCGCCGTCCTGCGAGGCGCGGTCGAGCGCGGGCTGACCTTCGTCGACACCGCAGAGGTCTACGGCCCGTACGTCAACGAGGAGCTCGTCGGGGAGGCGCTCGAGCCCGTCCGCGACCAGGTGGTGATCGCGACGAAGTTCGGCTGGCACATCGAGGACGGACGCCCGAACGGGCTGGACAGCCGCCCCGAGCAGATCCGCCGGGTGGCCGACGCATCCCTGCGCCGGCTCCGCACCGACACCATCGACCTCTTCTACCAGCACCGGGTCGACCCCCAGGTCCCGATCGAGGACGTTGCCGGCGCGGTCGGGGAGCTCGTGGCGGCCGGCAAGGTGCGCCACCTCGGCCTGTCGGAGGCCGGGGCAGGCACGATCCGCCGGGCGCACGCGGTGCACCCGGTCACCGCCGTGCAGAGCGAGTACTCGCTGTGGACCCGGGATCCCGAGGCCGAGGTGCTGCCCACCTGCGCCGAGCTCGGCATCGGCTTCGTCCCGTTCAGCCCTCTCGGCAAGGGCTTCCTCACCGGGACCGTGCAGCCCGGCACGACCTTCCCCG is a window from the Georgenia muralis genome containing:
- a CDS encoding aldo/keto reductase — translated: MHTRSLGQGLRVSAIGLGAMGMSQSYGPNPGSRTDMIAVLRGAVERGLTFVDTAEVYGPYVNEELVGEALEPVRDQVVIATKFGWHIEDGRPNGLDSRPEQIRRVADASLRRLRTDTIDLFYQHRVDPQVPIEDVAGAVGELVAAGKVRHLGLSEAGAGTIRRAHAVHPVTAVQSEYSLWTRDPEAEVLPTCAELGIGFVPFSPLGKGFLTGTVQPGTTFPAGDIRATIPRFAEENQAANAALVDHVRALAGAKGATPGQVALAWLLAQQPWIVPIPGTRRLERVEENAAATTVPLSADDVADLDALATRVGVRGNRYNDTGMGMVGL